The following is a genomic window from Bosea sp. RAC05.
GGTGACGAGCGCGACGCGCCCTGAGAGAGGTTGGGTCATTCCTGGTCCCCCGTGCCCACATCCGCAGCCCTCATCCTGAGGAGCGCCGAAGGCGCGTCTCGAAGGATGCTCAAATGGGGCTCCGGAGAAATCTGGATCATCCTTCGAGACGCCGCGTGCCGCGGCTCCTCAGGATGAGGGCTGCGGAGGTCGCGGCGCCGTCGTCAGCCCGCCTCGGCCAGCAGCGAGATCTGCTGCTTGGCGCTCTCGCCGATCACGTCGGTCAGCGAGGTCGGGTAATCGCCGGTGAAGCAGTGATCGGTGAACTGCGGCCGGACCGGATCGCGCCGCTCATGGCCCATGGCGCGGTAGAGCCCGTCGACAGAGATGAAGGCGAGCGAATCGGCGCCGACGAACTCGCGCATCTCCTCGAGCGAATGCGTCGCCGCCAGCAGTTTCTCGCGGTCGGGCGTGTCGATGCCGTAATAGTCGGGATGGGTGATCGGCGGCGAGGAGATGCGGAAATGCACCTCGCGCGCCCCGGCCTCGCGCATCATCTTCACGATCTTGAACGAGGTCGTGCCGCGCACGATCGAATCGTCGACGAGCACGATGCTCTTGCCCTCGACGACCGAGCGGTTGGCCGAGTGCTTCAGCTTGACGCCGAGCTCGCGCACCTTCTGCGTCGGCTCGATGAAGGTCCGGCCGACATAGTGGTTGCGGATGATGCCGAGCTCGAAGGGAATGCCGCTCGCCTGCGCGTAGCCCAGCGCTGCCGGCACGCCGGAATCCGGCACCGGCACGATCACATCGGCATTGGCCGGCGATTCGAGGGCGAGCTGCGCGCCCATCGCCTTGCGGTGTTCATAGATGCTGCGGCCCTTCACGATCGAATCGGGGCGGGCAAAATAGATGTATTCGAAGATGCAGGGGCGCTCCTGCACGGCCGGGAACGGCTTGTGGCTCTCGATGCCGGTCTCCGAGATGACGACGACCTCGCCGTTCTCGATCTCGCGGATGAAGCGGGCGCCGATGATGTCGAGCGCGCAGGTCTCGGACGTCAGGATCGGGGCGCCGTCGAGTTCGCCCAGCACCAGCGGGCGGATGCCGAGCGGGTCGCGCGCGCCGATCAGCTTCTTGTTGGTGATGCCGACGAAGGCATAGGCGCCCTCGATCTGGCGGATCGCTTCGACGAAGCGCTCGATGAAGCGCGGCTTGCGGCTGCGCGCTACGAGATGCAGCAGCACCTCGGTGTCGGAGGTCGACTGGTAGATCGCACCGTCCCGCACGAGGTTGCGCCGCAGCGTCAGGCCGTTGGTCAGGTTGCCGTTATGGGCGACCGCGAAGCCGCCGCCATGAAGCTCCGCAAACAGCGGCTGGACGTTGCGCAGGATCGTCTCGCCGGTGGTCGAATAGCGAACATGCCCGACCGCCTGCGAGCCCTTCAGCTTGTCGATCACCGAGGCTTCGGAGAAGGCGTCGCCGACGAGGCCGAGGCGACGCTCGGAATGGAAGCGCGCGCCGTCGAAGGTGACGATGCCCGCCGCCTCCTGGCCGCGATGCTGGAGCGCATGCAGGCCGAGCGCGGTTAGAGCCGCCGCGTCCGCGTGGCCGAAGATGCCGAAGACGCCGCATTCCTCGCGCAGCCGGTCGGCATAGGGGTCGAAGGCGGCCTCGCTCGCGCGGGCCTTCGTCGAGGATTCTGCGACCATCACGGGGCTCCTGGAAGCTGGACGACGGGCTTTTACGTGCGAATTACGGGCGAGTTGGGGCAGGGGTGGCGGGGCGCGTCCCGTCGATGGCGCGCTGCAGCGCCTGCCGGTCCGTCGCGTTGGGCACCTCGGTGCGGCGCTGCGGCTCGGTTCCCGGGGTGGCGGGCGGGCGCGGCTCCTCCGCGGGGGCTTCCGTCGGTTCGCCTTCGCCCTTGGGCTTCAGCAGCTTCTTGATGAAGTCGGCATTCACGTCCTGCGGCAGCATCGCCAGCAGCGAGCGCCCGGTCTCCTCGAGCATCGGCTTGGCCTTGGCGTCCTTGGCCCAGGGCGGCATGTTCTTGTCGCCCATCAGCGCGGCGAAGAAGAGATAGCCGATCACCGCCAGCAAAAGGCCGCGCCCGGCGCCGAAGACGAAGCCCAGTGTCCGGTCGAGCGCGCCGATCCGGGAATCGAGCACGAAATCCGAGATTCGCGCCGTCACCAGCGAGACCACGATCAGCGTCACCAGGAACAGCGAGGCGATCGAGGCGATCAACGCGATCATGTCATTGGGGATGTACTGCTTCAGGATCGGCAGCAGCTGCGGGTGGAACACCCAGGCGACGGCCGCGGCGGCCGCCCAGGAGGCGATCGCGAGCACCTCGCGCGTGAGCCCGCGCACCGCTGCCAGCAAAGCCGAGATCAGAACCACGCCGATGACGACGAGATCGAGAATGGTCACAGGCATGGATGAGCCGCTTCGTTATGGTCTCGGAATGGCCTGCAACAGATGGGCTGGCCGCATCGGGTTTGCTATACGCGTTCGCGCCCGTTGCGTCACTATTGCGACAGGCTCATTTCACATCCCGGCGCGGTGCGCGCGCGGCGATATCGGCAACGAGTTCCGTGACATGGCCGAAACGCCGCAGCGACAGGCCGCTGCCGTCGCCGGCCTCGGCGCCGCCGGCCGGCATCAGCGCCGCCTCGAAACCGAGCTTGGAGGCCTCGCGCAGCCGCGCCGCCGCCACGGAAACGGGCCTGACCGCGCCCGACAGCGCGATTTCGCCGAAATAGACCGATTCGGGCGGCAGGATCGCCCCTGTCAGCGAGGACACCAGCGCGGCCGCCACCGCGAGATCGGCGGCCGGCTCGTTGACCCGCAATCCACCGGCGACGTTCAGATAGACGTCGTGCTGCCCCAGCCGCAGCCCGCCATGCGTCTCGAGCACGGCCAGCACCATCGACAGGCGGCTGTTCTCCCAGCCGACGACCGCGCGCCGCGGTGTGCCGAGCGAGGTTGGCGCGACCAGCGCCTGGATCTCGACGAGAACCGGACGCGTGCCCTCCATGCCGGCGAAGACCGCGGCGCCGGGCGCCGCCTGGTCACGCCCGGCCAGGAACAGGGCTGAAGGGTTCGAGACCTCGGAGAGGCCCTTGCCCGTCATCTCGAAGACGCCGATCTCGTCGG
Proteins encoded in this region:
- the purF gene encoding amidophosphoribosyltransferase, with the protein product MVAESSTKARASEAAFDPYADRLREECGVFGIFGHADAAALTALGLHALQHRGQEAAGIVTFDGARFHSERRLGLVGDAFSEASVIDKLKGSQAVGHVRYSTTGETILRNVQPLFAELHGGGFAVAHNGNLTNGLTLRRNLVRDGAIYQSTSDTEVLLHLVARSRKPRFIERFVEAIRQIEGAYAFVGITNKKLIGARDPLGIRPLVLGELDGAPILTSETCALDIIGARFIREIENGEVVVISETGIESHKPFPAVQERPCIFEYIYFARPDSIVKGRSIYEHRKAMGAQLALESPANADVIVPVPDSGVPAALGYAQASGIPFELGIIRNHYVGRTFIEPTQKVRELGVKLKHSANRSVVEGKSIVLVDDSIVRGTTSFKIVKMMREAGAREVHFRISSPPITHPDYYGIDTPDREKLLAATHSLEEMREFVGADSLAFISVDGLYRAMGHERRDPVRPQFTDHCFTGDYPTSLTDVIGESAKQQISLLAEAG
- a CDS encoding CvpA family protein; this translates as MPVTILDLVVIGVVLISALLAAVRGLTREVLAIASWAAAAAVAWVFHPQLLPILKQYIPNDMIALIASIASLFLVTLIVVSLVTARISDFVLDSRIGALDRTLGFVFGAGRGLLLAVIGYLFFAALMGDKNMPPWAKDAKAKPMLEETGRSLLAMLPQDVNADFIKKLLKPKGEGEPTEAPAEEPRPPATPGTEPQRRTEVPNATDRQALQRAIDGTRPATPAPTRP